One Silene latifolia isolate original U9 population chromosome 4, ASM4854445v1, whole genome shotgun sequence DNA segment encodes these proteins:
- the LOC141652439 gene encoding uncharacterized protein LOC141652439 has translation MASGEEDLLIDLESGAGGAGDGVTAIALNEEGCRAGRKTWSSALSCNGIMTSLSDTDSSVDVSNLSNIAFGGLELAIDKLSGGEETREVVAVVPIEKKNPGESRKKPNGKKSSKPPRPPKGPVLTAYDLKLVKELTELAARKRARIERIKALRKMKESKRSTSSSSMPAMIMTALFFFVLIFQGTFCGNNARKQVVESPAPATLREGLVPFQVLNNAPTNEMNQPSSLSFSTSEQPLSSSHHRKEGVDAR, from the exons ATGGCTTCTGGGGAAGAAGACTTGTTGATTGATCTTGAATCTGGTGCTGGTGGTGCTGGTGATGGTGTTACTGCCATTGCCTTAAATGAGGAGGGCTGTAGAGCGGGGAGGAAGACGTGGAGTAGCGCTTTAAGTTGTAACGGAATAATGACTAGTTTAAGCGATACTGATTCAAGTGTGGATGTTTCAAATCTGAGTAATATTGCCTTCGGAGGATTAGAATTAGCTATTGACAAATTATCAGGAGGTGAGGAAACTAGAGAGGTTGTGGCTGTGGTTCCTATCGAGAAAAAGAATCCTGGTGAGTCACGGAAAAAGCCTAATGGGAAGAAGTCCTCCAAGCCACCGCGGCCTCCTAAAGGTCCGGTGCTGACTGCATATGACCTCAAGTTGGTAAAAGAGCTGACTGAGCTGGCTGCCAGGAAACGTGCTAGGATTGAGCGGATCAAGGCTTTGAGGAAGATGAAAGAGTCCAAGCGGTCGACTTCAAGCAGTAGCATGCCTGCTATGATCATGACTGCTCTTTTCTTCTTTGTCTTAATATTTCAAG GCACGTTCTGTGGAAATAACGCAAGGAAACAAGTTGTGGAGTCTCCTGCGCCAGCTACGTTAAGGGAGGGCTTGGTTCCATTTCAAGTCTTGAACAATGCCCCCACAAATGAGATGAATCAGCCTTCATCTCTGTCTTTCAG TACTTCAGAGCAGCCTTTGAGCTCAAGCCATCATCGGAAGGAAGGAGTTGATGCAAGATAG
- the LOC141652440 gene encoding KH domain-containing protein At4g18375: MGETGKRSHHQKDNNGNGSNKNQRRRVDKEDKGGDELVAYRILCPDTVIGSVIGKAGKIINLIRQESRAKVKVVDPFPGAKERVITIYCYVNDKVKLDVDEEYNEIGPLCPAQDALLKMHAAIANAVTTLGDSENKQRECTLLVPASQSANVIGKSGATIKRLRSKTRSNVKVIAKDVTDPTHSMALDFDNFVQITGDSEAVKKALFAVSAIVYKFPAREEIPLDTSVPEMPPSIIIPADLPIFPAGGFYTGADPMAPSRSAPSLIDAHASELPLQGYADAGSMWPVVVPNYGGASQSEELIIQVLCPSDIIGRVIGRAGSTIKTLRQASGTHIAVDDSKPTKAKYNGCVITVTSTESLDDVQSKAVEAVLLLQEKINEDGENVTMCLLIPSRNIGCIIGKSGSIINEIRKRSRADIRISKGEKPKSADDEYVEVSGEVKNVRDALIQIVLRLRDDALNDKYVVTNSSVAVDHIYSGGGGFSVPLALQSVPPANHLGYQSRTEPGYQPRTESGYQPRTESGYQPRTESGYQSRTESATGVGMLSSSNDFYKYGSLSMGDDLYGSSYSSKHYGGRSLPSSTLEMLIPANAMGKVVGKNGSNLANIRQLSGALIEMSELKTSHGDRVAYISGTVEQKRSAENLIQAFIMAT; this comes from the exons ATGGGTGAGACAGGCAAGCGCTCCCATCATCAAAAGGACAACAATGGGAATGGGAGTAACAAGAATCAGAGGAGACGGGTTGATAAGGAGGATAAGGGCGGTGACGAATTAGTAGCTTACAGGATATTGTGTCCTGATACAGTTATTGGCAGTGTCATTGGTAAAGCAGggaaaattataaatttaataCGACAGGAGAGTAGAGCTAAGGTTAAGGTGGTGGATCCATTTCCCGGTGCTAAAGAGAGGGTTATCACCATTTACTGTTATGTAAATGACAAGGTTAAACTTGATGTTGATGAGGAGTATAATGAAATAGGACCATTATGTCCTGCGCAAGATGCTCTTCTAAAGATGCATGCTGCCATTGCCAATGCAGTGACAACTTTGGGTGACTCTGAAAACAAACAAAGAGAATGCACCCTTCTTGTACCAGCTAGTCAGTCCGCCAATGTCATTGGTAAGTCTGGGGCCActataaaaaggctgagaagcAAGACCAGGTCTAACGTCAAGGTCATTGCTAAAGATGTTACAGACCCGACTCACTCAATGGCTTTGGACTTCGACAACTTTGTCCAG ATCACTGGCGATTCTGAAGCTGTTAAGAAAGCATTATTTGCTGTTTCTGCTATCGTCTATAAATTTCCAGCTAGGGAAGAGATTCCACTGGACACTAGTGTGCCAGAGATGCCTCCAAGTATCATCATTCCTGCCGATTTACCGATTTTCCCTGCTGGTGGATTTTATACTGGTGCTGATCCCATGGCACCTTCTAGGTCTGCTCCGTCTTTGATTGATGCTCATGCTTCAGAACTTCCTCTTCAAGGCTACGCAGATGCAGGGAGCATGTGGCCCGTTGTTGTCCCTAATTATGGTGGGGCTTCTCAGTCAGAGGAGTTAATTATACAGGTGTTATGTCCTTCTGATATCATTGGACGTGTTATTGGAAGGGCAGGGAGCACTATTAAAACCTTAAGACAGGCTAGTGGTACCCATATTGCTGTTGATGATAGTAAGCCTACTAAAGCTAAGTACAATGGATGTGTGATTACGGTGACGTCGACTGAG TCATTAGACGATGTTCAATCAAAGGCAGTAGAAGCTGTTCTTTTGCTTCAAGAAAAGATCAATGAAGATGGTGAAAATGTTACCATGTGTCTTTTAATACCGTCTAGGAATATTGGGTGCATTATAGGAAAAAGTGGCTCAATTATCAATGAGATACGGAAAAGATCAAGAGCTGATATCCGGATTTCAAAAGGAGAAAAGCCAAAGAGTGCTGATGATGAATATGTAGAG GTGTCTGGAGAAGTTAAAAATGTCCGAGATGCACTTATTCAAATTGTTCTAAGACTCCGTGATGATGCACTGAATGATAAGTATGTCGTAACTAATTCGTCAGTTGCCGTTGATCATATATACTCTGGTGGCGGTGGTTTTTCAGTGCCCCTTGCTCTTCAGTCTGTTCCTCCTGCAAATCATTTGGGATATCAATCAAGAACTGAGCCTGGATATCAACCAAGAACTGAGTCTGGATATCAACCAAGAACTGAGTCTGGATATCAACCAAGAACTGAGTCTGGATATCAATCAAGAACTGAGTCTGCAACTGGTGTCGGCATGTTGTCATCATCAAATGACTTTTACAAATATGGATCTTTGTCG ATGGGAGATGATCTCTATGGATCCTCATATTCGTCCAAGCATTATGGAGGAAG ATCACTACCATCCTCAACTTTAGAAATGTTGATTCCTGCAAATGCAATGGGTAAAGTGGTAGGCAAAAATGGTTCTAATCTTGCCAATATCCGTCAG TTATCAGGGGCTCTTATAGAGATGTCTGAGCTGAAGACTTCCCATGGAGACCGTGTCGCTTATATATCTGGTACCGTTGAGCAGAAGCGTTCCGCTGAAAACCTGATCCAAGCATTCATCATGGCAACATAG
- the LOC141652441 gene encoding transcription factor bHLH160-like codes for MSNPPPFGNPIYSDDDFSFPIENQPFIIGDDEIRVVDDYVASSSLPNSEYQDLSMFLDDHVEEYPLIIGELNSHNIEIQETNYLNWVAQTSDDQQAQVRPHMQHDPMTTTTTTTTTEAVMIDEQQLPAALEVGQGLSCTKKLNHNAKERVRRMKLNDTFLALRALLPESRRAKKRWSAPYVIDRALEYIPELQKQIEKRTLEKDNMLSVIGNKQAISTEHDQHLLPHNNSTTLTVSINQVKDGQVIIQICEDKDKVGVLTTLFDKLEAEGVMVLGASSLCASQDRSCFHIHTQINKKPRESDYIENLHKKIISWLS; via the exons ATGTCAAACCCTCCTCCATTTGGAAACCCCATATATAGTGATGATGACTTCTCTTTTCCAATTGAAAACCAACCGTTTATTATTGGAGATGATGAAATTAGGGTGGTAGACGATTATGTGGCTAGTAGTTCGCTACCCAATTCAGAGTATCAAGATTTGAGCATGTTTCTAGATGACCATGTGGAAGAGTATCCATTAATAATAGGGGAATTAAATTCCCATAATATTGAAATACAGGAGACCAATTATCTGAATTGGGTGGCACAGACGAGTGATGATCAACAAGCTCAAGTACGTCCCCATATGCAACATGATCCTAtgacaacgacaacgacaacgacaacaacaGAAGCAGTGATGATTGATGAACAACAACTCCCAGCAGCTTTGGAGGTTGGACAAGGGTTGTCATGTACTAAGAAACTTAATCATAATGCCAAGGAAAGAGTTAGAAGGATGAAGCTCAATGATACTTTCCTCGCCCTTCGTGCCTTGCTCCCTGAATCTCGTAGAGCTAAG AAGAGGTGGAGTGCACCATATGTGATAGACAGAGCCCTTGAGTACATCCCCGAGCTTCAAAAACAGATCGAGAAGCGAACACTTGAAAAGGACAATATGCTATCAGTTATAGGAAACAAGCAAGCTATTTCTACTGAACATGATCAACATCTACTCCCTCATAATAACAGCACAACCCTAACTGTTTCGATTAATCAAGTAAAAGATGGCCAAGTCATTATTCAGATATGCGAAGACAAGGACAAAGTTGGTGTCTTGACCACTCTGTTTGACAAATTAGAAGCTGAAGGCGTCATGGTTTTAGGCGCCTCTTCTTTATGTGCGTCTCAAGATAGATCCTGTTTTCATATTCATACCCAA ATCAACAAAAAACCACGGGAATCGGATTATATTGAAAACTTACACAAGAAGATTATATCTTGGTTATCTTAA